GTGCTGGGAGCTCACCTACCCATCCAAGCCCTGCCAAACTCTGACGCCTTGCAACTAAGTGTTATTACCGCATTCCTGCTCAATGAAGAAGACTTTTTGGACAAGCTGTTTGtcagctgtgctgctcagtACACGGCTGACAGGCTGCACGTGCACCTGAAGGATCTTtcttacaaaattaaaaattatgtgaGAGTGGAACAGCTTTCCTGGCACGCCTGCAGCAAACTGCAGCCAACCTCCATCTCATCTGAGAAACACTCCTACCAGTGTGGTGCATTACAGACATGCTGCTCCACTTCTTAAAGCCACAATGATGGCAGGAGCCAGCAGTAGCAGAAGGTAGCTTAGCGGGGCCTTCAGAGTCTAGGTGAGGAGTTAGAGGATCTGAGCTGCACTTTTGTCTCAGATTTACGTTATTGTGACACAGTTAagcactttattttctcttttctttggaGGGGTGGCAAGGAGGAAGGGGACTTTATCTTGACTAAGTAGAGTTTAAGCTGTTAAGGGCAAGGCCTGGTTGTATAACCTGCCCGAACATGAACAATGCCTTATACAAAACAGACACTGAATCTCCTTGCTGCATGGAGCACACTACACCAAAGCAAACACTGGCAAAACATTTCTCCACTGTTGCAGGTTCAAATTCAAAAGCAAGTTTCAGTTCCACCATTCCCCCACGCTTTTGttttacacagaaaagcagGTGAGCTTCCCTCCCACAGCTGCTTTTCCAAACCTTGGCTTAAGCTCAGTTGCTCAGAAATTGTTTGAAAGAGGATTCTGAGTACAAAGTGAATCTCTGTGCCAGGTCTTACAATCAATGGCAAGCTCTGTTTCTCCAAATTCATGACAACTATACTGTCACATGACAGACCATGAGCAGTAAATTTTGGTAGAGAAAGCATCATCAGAAATTTCCAGGTTGACCTGTTGTCCACTGGCTGCACATCACTAAGGCGCTGTACTGCCATCAGGTTAACTCAGTCTGTGACCACAGTGGATTTTGAAAAGAATATTCAGTCGCAAAGCAGGAAATACATTCCCTCAACTTCATCCCAAAGGACAACTCACAAGAGCTTCCCAGTCTCTGTCCCCTTCAGAATTTGACAGAAACATTTCCTTGTCACAAACACTGTTGACTGCAAGGGGAAAAAcatcctttccctgctcccaaTATAAGGAAGCATTCTGGCTGCAAAATCCATATCATACTACCTGCCCCTGACCACATGTGCTCTGGAAGCAGTACATGAGTGTAGCCATGGCAGATCCAAGAGTCAGTGGAATTCTTCAAGGAGTTTCCGTATTTTTGCACATGCCTGAGCAGATGAATTACTGTGTAAGGCACTGATAAGGCCACTTGGCTTCCAAAGAGATAAGGAATAATCAGAAGAACAACTTCTTGGTGTTGTAGACAGATGTTGGTTACTACTTTAGGAATCACCCACTTAAGAGAGGACATAAGATGCTAGTTTGGTACCTGGTGTTTCAAACCTCCCTCTGGGCGAGCAGAACAGCATCTCAAGCCTCCTGCACTGGCTTCTGGCAAAGGTTATAAATACAGTTGGGGATTTGAACAGTTACTTTTAAATCTGATTACCCTGTAGAAAACCCCAGGGAAATTCTGTTTCAAGAACTCAAATCCCAGGGTAGTATCTGCACGGTCCTCTCTGTGGAAGTACCACAGATTTCTCTGAATACTTTTCtcactttaaaattattatttgtcTAAATTTACTCCCCTTCTCAGACGTTTAAGTTACATATTAGGTTCTCTCACCTGTTCTGTCCATGTTGACCTTTTAGCTTTGAGGACAGCAGCTATCTTCAAGTTAACGCTTTCCACGTTGGTTACTTGCTCGCTTTTCTTGCcgtttcccccctcccccctccacCCCGTTTTGAGCTAGCTGCCAGGTCAGAGCCTTGTCCATCACCTACCTCTAGGGTTCCCTCGCTTCCCTTTGGCCTCGGAGCACTCCTGCGCTTGGGCTTCCCAGGCAGCCGAGCCAGCCtgaccctgcagcagctgcctgacGCTACCCATGGGCGCCTTGCGCACCACCGCTTTGCTGGCGCTGtctgaggaagagaaaagaaagagcaacCACTGGTTTAGTCGGACAGAAGACATGGGGTGAACCGGAGACGGGGACACGCGGGGCGGAGCGGAGCCGAGCGCAGCAGCCCCCACCGCCGGCATTccgcagcaccagcagccccaggcgAGCTCCTCGGGTGCCGGGAGCcgcgggcagggcagggctgagctCGGCTCCGCTCGCCATAACTCGTTCGGAAAGTGAAAGTGAAGCTGCAGCCACGTGTTTTCGGAGAAGGCAGGGGAGGAGCTGCTCGCAGAAAAGCGCCGCCGCGTTAAATAGAAAGCGGCGGCGATGAGCGGGCCCAGAGCGCTGGAGGTGCCGCCCGCCCGTGGGAGCCCCGGCTCATGTGGCGCCAGGCACGGCCCCCGCGCCGAGGATGCTCAGCCGGCCGCCGGGGCCAGGAGTAGCCGCCGGGCGAAGGTAAGGGAGGGAGAGCTCTTCCCTGCGGGGTTCTCGCGAGCCCAGCGCTCCTGCGCCGCGGTTACAGAGGAGCGACTCCGGAGGCACGGCCAGGGAGCCGTGCCGAGCCTGGTGGctttgttggggggggggctttttgggtttttttggttctATTCTCCCCCTCCATTTTTGGCTCAATGTCTGCGTTCAAGACAGCTATCGTGCTCGGTATAAAACAGCGAGAACAACACTAAAGTGAGCACGCAGCGAGCTTTGCACGGCACCCTTCTCCTCCAAGGACCCGCACCCTCCCCGGCAAGGCCCCGCACAGCCCCAGCCCGGAGCGAGCGGGCAGGTGGGCACCGTGCCGGGTTGTGCCCCAGAGGAGAGAAGCACCCCGGTATCGCCTACCGGCGCTGGCTGTCAGGCTCTGAAGACTGGCGTGCCCCGAGTTTGCTCTGTGCCCTTAAGAAAGGCCCTGCAAACTCCTTGGCTACGGACGGTTCCCGCTAGGGAGCCCTGCGAGCTCGAGATCGCGGGTTTTGTGGTTATTTCTCACCAGCGTGccatgaaatttaatttttgttaactTAAATAGTGAGTAATAATCCTGGCCCAGTAATTGGAAAAACTGACATCAGTTTCCTTCAGCTGTATAAAGAAAGCCCAGTGCTGCTTTCAGCCTGCTAAGTTATTTGTCAGCATAAGGATTTTACAGCCCTTTTTGCTGTTTCGGAAGGTAAGATGACCTAAATGAAACCAAACATTAAGCTGTTAAATTAGCACAGACTGGAATCCAGCTGTGTGCTTTCTTTGAAATCCTCATTAGCATGTTACCCTGAAACGTAAGATGGCTGAGGAGTTCATTTCTGAGAATACTTGAAGGTTTCTCaacaagctgctgctgcagatctATATCTCACTGTAGGGATAAATCCTAAAATCTATGCTTGCCAGTAAGGTCAAGGCAGCCAGCGGAGATGTATTGAACCACACTGTCAGAGGTAGACATTTCAGGCCAAACTCATTCCTGGTGCAGCACTGCTAATTCCTTTGAAGTAACACGAGGGATGAATTTAGTCCCTCATGCTGAAAGATATATCAATAGGAAGCAATTTAGATTGGGCCACTTAAAGTGCATGTAatacaaaaaaagagagagactgAGGAGTAATGCTTTAAGGGTTCATAGAGGTTGATTTGTGTAAGCTAGTGAGGTTGTAGCATTGCTGTCCCAAGGGAAAGTTAGGGGAATGGGAAATTGCCTTTTATGGCTGAGCCTCAGGTTAACAGGAGAGAGGAAAGTAGTTTTAGGATTACTGTGTAAACTGGCAGTGGTACAGGCTGCCCTTCCAGATTACACTCCAGTCACACAATGGCACCTATTCACCTTACACTGTTCCCCAATTATCCAGGGCCAGACCTGCCTGCAGAGTTTACATTTCTTTcacctgctttctcttttttacacAGTGCACCAAATAACAATGTTGTCTGAGTTGTGACATCAAGTTGGTattggggaagggaaagagaggtGATGAGAAATTGGTAACTCAGTTGCAAAACCTTGCTTTGTTCTCTAAAAAACTTGAGAACCTGATAGTGTATACAAGAAAACTGCTCACTTATGTTGTTTGACTCGCTCCAGGTCCCAGTATGCTTTTGTGGGCTTATAGCAGGGAAACTGTGTTCTCTTCTATAGCTGTTAATGATTCTTGCTGAATATTTTTGGATCTTTGGACTTTGCCATCTCTGCTAATCCTGTCAGGTTTTTTGCCCAGTGTGAATTGGCAaatgaatatttcattattttataatgGGTGGGAGGCGTATGAATGGAAGACATGGTCATTCAGAGATTGCAGCCACTTTTCTCTGGGGATCTCACACTGTGTTTCTTTGGTATTTCAGATTGGCTGCTGGAAAGCTTCCCTGCCGTAGCCGCTGACGCTATGGAAGACCGCATCCGCTGGTCTAGGCTGTAGGATGGTAGCGCACAGCAAGGTGTCAGCAGATAATGCAGTTGCAGCAGACCCAAGGTGTCTACTTGACCCTCCGGCACAGGATCGTTCACAGGCTCGAAGCTACCAGGGCCCAGGCCGGCCCGGCACTGTGCAGGCACAGAGCAACACTCACTTCCGAACCTTTCGCTCGCAAGCGGATTTCAGTAGCATCACTCGAGCCAGCAGCCTGCTGGAAGCCTGTGGCTTCTACTGGGGACCTCTGACTGTCAATGCTGCCCATGAGAAGCTGAAGTCTGAGCCTGAGGGCACCTTCCTCATCAGGGACAGCACACAGAAGAATTGCTTCTTTGCCATCAGTGTTAAGACTGCAACTGGGCCCACCAGCATCCGGATAAACTTTCAG
The Lathamus discolor isolate bLatDis1 chromosome 6, bLatDis1.hap1, whole genome shotgun sequence DNA segment above includes these coding regions:
- the SOCS1 gene encoding suppressor of cytokine signaling 1, which codes for MVAHSKVSADNAVAADPRCLLDPPAQDRSQARSYQGPGRPGTVQAQSNTHFRTFRSQADFSSITRASSLLEACGFYWGPLTVNAAHEKLKSEPEGTFLIRDSTQKNCFFAISVKTATGPTSIRINFQAGHFSLDGSKETFDCLFKLLEHYLSSPRKVLVTPLRKVRMQPLQELCRKSIVKTFGRENLNQIPLNPVLKDYLKSFPFQI